A portion of the Pirellulales bacterium genome contains these proteins:
- a CDS encoding response regulator → MNIGYRASPVEILLVEDNPGDVRLTQEVLREGKVRNTLRVAEDGEEALAMLRREGAFSESPRPDVILLDLNLPKKDGRTVLAEIKADPSLHRIPVVILTTSKAEEDVLRSYDLNANCYITKPVDLDQFINVVRMIEDFWLSIVVLPSVSATVG, encoded by the coding sequence ATGAACATCGGATACCGCGCAAGCCCGGTCGAGATACTGCTGGTCGAGGACAATCCGGGCGATGTGCGCCTGACGCAAGAAGTGCTACGCGAAGGCAAAGTGCGCAATACGCTGCGCGTGGCGGAAGATGGCGAAGAAGCACTGGCCATGTTGCGCCGCGAAGGGGCCTTCAGCGAGTCGCCCCGGCCGGATGTGATCCTGCTCGATTTGAACTTGCCGAAGAAAGACGGTCGCACAGTCCTGGCCGAGATCAAAGCCGATCCCAGCTTGCACCGCATCCCGGTGGTCATCCTGACGACGTCGAAGGCCGAGGAAGACGTGCTGAGGAGCTACGACCTGAACGCCAATTGCTACATCACCAAACCGGTCGACCTGGACCAGTTCATCAACGTGGTGCGGATGATCGAAGACTTCTGGCTGTCGATCGTGGTCTTGCCGTCGGTGTCCGCGACCGTTGGATAG
- a CDS encoding CTP synthase — translation MTKYIFVTGGVVSSLGKGLTSASIGMLLERRGLRVRMQKLDPYINVDPGTMSPYQHGEVYVLDDGSETDLDLGHYERFTNSPLTRDSNYTTGQIYLSVINKERRGEFLGKTVQVIPHITNEIKSVIEKLAGDNVDVVITEIGGTVGDIESQPFLEAIRQFSLDIGKENCLYIHLTLVPYLKAAGELKTKPTQHSVGQLRQIGIQPDILICRTERTISREDREKIALFCNVPKDAVIEEKDKDFSIYEVPLSLMDNKLDDLIVRRLGLSAGQLDMDDWRELVHKLRNPDRELGIAVVGKYAEHRDAYKSIYEALDHAGITHRAQIRIQRIQSEEVERDGPERLLAGYDGLLVPGGFGERGIEGKVEAIRFARERGIPFFGICLGMQCAAVEFARNVVGLAGAHSTEICKDTPHPVICLLDEQKSITDKGGTMRLGLQEAVLAPESHAARSYRRTRIFERHRHRYEFNNVYRNQFAAHGMLFAGTSPDSSLVELIELPSHPWFVAVQFHPEFKSKPTAAHPLFAGFIGAALERHSLRGERSREVEQP, via the coding sequence ATGACCAAATACATTTTCGTGACCGGTGGCGTGGTCAGCTCGCTAGGGAAGGGGCTTACCAGCGCCTCGATCGGCATGCTGCTCGAACGGCGCGGATTACGCGTGCGGATGCAAAAGCTCGATCCGTACATCAATGTCGACCCTGGCACGATGAGCCCCTATCAGCACGGCGAGGTCTACGTGCTGGACGACGGCAGCGAGACCGATCTCGACCTGGGACATTACGAGCGGTTCACCAACAGCCCGCTCACGCGCGATTCGAATTACACGACGGGTCAGATTTATCTGTCGGTGATCAACAAGGAACGACGCGGCGAATTCCTGGGCAAGACCGTGCAGGTCATCCCGCACATCACGAACGAAATCAAAAGCGTCATCGAAAAACTTGCCGGCGACAATGTCGACGTCGTGATCACCGAGATCGGCGGTACGGTGGGCGACATCGAAAGCCAGCCGTTTCTGGAAGCAATTCGCCAGTTCTCGCTCGATATCGGCAAGGAAAACTGCCTGTACATCCACCTGACGCTGGTCCCGTACCTGAAAGCGGCTGGCGAGCTGAAGACCAAGCCGACGCAGCACTCGGTCGGCCAACTGCGGCAGATTGGTATTCAGCCGGACATCTTGATCTGCCGGACCGAACGTACGATCAGCCGCGAGGATCGCGAAAAGATCGCGCTGTTCTGCAATGTGCCCAAAGACGCCGTGATCGAGGAGAAGGATAAAGACTTCTCGATCTACGAGGTCCCCTTGAGCCTGATGGACAACAAGCTCGACGACTTGATCGTGCGCCGCTTGGGGCTCTCGGCGGGCCAGCTCGACATGGATGATTGGCGCGAGCTGGTACACAAGCTGCGCAATCCCGATCGCGAACTGGGCATTGCCGTGGTCGGTAAATACGCCGAACATCGCGACGCGTACAAGTCGATCTACGAAGCTCTCGATCATGCCGGCATCACCCATCGGGCACAAATCCGCATTCAGCGTATCCAGAGCGAAGAGGTTGAGCGCGACGGACCCGAGCGCTTGCTGGCCGGCTACGACGGCCTGCTCGTGCCCGGCGGGTTCGGCGAGCGCGGCATCGAGGGCAAGGTCGAGGCCATTCGCTTCGCCCGCGAGCGCGGTATCCCGTTCTTCGGCATTTGCCTGGGGATGCAATGCGCCGCAGTCGAGTTCGCTCGCAACGTGGTCGGGCTGGCCGGCGCGCACTCGACGGAAATCTGCAAAGACACGCCCCACCCCGTGATCTGCCTCTTGGATGAGCAGAAGTCGATCACTGACAAAGGCGGCACCATGCGGCTCGGGCTGCAAGAAGCAGTGCTCGCGCCGGAAAGTCACGCAGCCAGGTCGTATCGTCGCACGCGCATCTTCGAGCGTCATCGGCACCGCTACGAGTTCAACAACGTATACCGGAATCAGTTCGCGGCGCACGGCATGTTGTTCGCCGGCACGAGCCCTGATTCGTCGCTGGTGGAGTTGATCGAGTTGCCGTCGCATCCGTGGTTCGTGGCGGTGCAGTTCCACCCCGAGTTCAAAAGCAAGCCCACCGCCGCGCATCCGCTGTTCGCCGGCTTCATCGGGGCGGCCCTAGAGCGTCACAGTTTGCGGGGCGAGCGCTCGCGCGAAGTTGAGCAGCCGTAG
- the kdsB gene encoding 3-deoxy-manno-octulosonate cytidylyltransferase — protein MSQAQFVPRIHSTSLIVIPARLASSRLPRKMLLRETGKSLIQHTFEAASRATRPSGVCVATDHEEILAEVRGFGGQVEMTSETCASGTDRVAEIARRRPDVDIFVNVQGDEPELAGHSVDLVVELLERDPRLQMSTLATPIRRREQLLDPACVKVVFDGRGRALYFSRCPIPFVRDWHDELLTENPPNFYQHVGLYAYRRDFLLQIAALAPARIERLEKLEQLRVLDAGHAIAVGVVDEPTVGIDTPEDYAAFVRRATPSPVGRGPG, from the coding sequence ATGTCACAGGCGCAATTCGTCCCGCGGATTCACTCGACCAGCTTGATCGTCATCCCGGCTCGTCTGGCATCCAGCCGGCTGCCACGCAAGATGCTGTTGCGCGAGACGGGCAAGTCGCTGATTCAACATACGTTCGAGGCGGCGAGCCGGGCCACGCGCCCCAGCGGCGTGTGCGTCGCCACCGATCATGAAGAGATCCTAGCCGAGGTGCGCGGCTTTGGCGGCCAGGTCGAGATGACGAGCGAAACCTGCGCCAGCGGCACGGATCGCGTCGCCGAGATCGCTCGCCGCCGGCCGGACGTTGATATCTTCGTCAACGTGCAAGGTGATGAGCCGGAGCTCGCCGGGCATTCGGTCGATTTGGTGGTGGAACTGCTGGAGCGTGATCCGCGCCTGCAAATGTCGACGCTCGCCACGCCGATTCGGCGGCGCGAGCAACTGCTTGACCCCGCCTGCGTGAAGGTCGTCTTCGACGGTCGCGGCCGAGCGCTGTATTTCAGCCGCTGCCCGATTCCGTTCGTCCGCGACTGGCACGACGAACTGCTCACCGAAAACCCGCCGAATTTTTATCAGCACGTAGGGCTGTACGCGTATCGGCGCGATTTTCTTCTACAAATCGCGGCGCTCGCGCCCGCGCGCATCGAGCGTTTGGAAAAACTCGAGCAGTTGCGCGTGCTCGATGCAGGGCACGCGATCGCGGTTGGCGTGGTCGACGAGCCGACCGTCGGCATCGATACGCCCGAGGATTACGCCGCATTTGTACGCCGGGCGACTCCCTCTCCCGTCGGGAGAGGGCCGGGGTGA
- the pyrE gene encoding orotate phosphoribosyltransferase: MFDKQPLVDLVRAKALKFGDFTLASGKKASFYLDTKQVTLDSAGAKLVGEGILDLLAPRMPKAVGGMSIGADPITAAIITLAGVRGVPLLGFMVRKEPKGHGTNRYIEGPVQPGDEVVIVEDVVTTGGSSLLAIDRAIEFGLQVKRVIAIVDRLEGGREAFARRDIALDTLLTIRDFGIEPQA; this comes from the coding sequence GTGTTTGACAAGCAACCCCTCGTCGATCTGGTTCGCGCCAAAGCTTTGAAGTTTGGCGATTTCACCCTCGCCTCGGGCAAGAAGGCCAGCTTCTATCTGGATACCAAGCAAGTGACGCTCGATTCGGCCGGGGCCAAGCTGGTCGGTGAAGGTATCCTCGATCTGCTCGCGCCACGCATGCCGAAGGCCGTGGGCGGCATGTCGATCGGCGCCGACCCGATCACGGCCGCCATTATCACGCTCGCCGGAGTGCGCGGCGTGCCGCTGTTGGGCTTCATGGTTCGCAAAGAGCCGAAAGGGCACGGCACGAATCGTTACATCGAAGGGCCCGTGCAGCCCGGCGACGAGGTCGTGATCGTCGAGGACGTCGTGACTACCGGTGGCTCATCGCTGTTGGCCATCGACCGGGCGATTGAATTCGGCCTGCAGGTCAAACGCGTGATAGCAATCGTCGATCGGCTCGAGGGAGGGCGCGAAGCCTTCGCTCGTCGCGATATTGCGCTAGACACGCTGTTGACGATTCGCGATTTTGGCATCGAGCCACAGGCGTAG